The Salvelinus fontinalis isolate EN_2023a chromosome 13, ASM2944872v1, whole genome shotgun sequence DNA segment gtaatgtgttgtattggatttgccccaaatgtaaaactttgtattcaggacaaaaagtcaattgctttaccacattttttgcagtattaataAAAATGCAACAGTGCCCTGTTGCaagcaggatgcatgttttggaatatttttattttgtacagcagggatcatcaactagattcaaccACGGGCCGATTTTGTTCTTGGGTGGATGGTCgggggctggaacataattacaaatcatttgtagactgaacATTGATGGCAAGAAGCTCAAACAGATAAAATACAGATAAAATGTTTGACTAAATGATAATAATTGTAAATCCTGCTTACATTTTTATATATGATCACGTGTGAGAATAATTGGGaacagattttttaaattaaaataacTTGAAGCGgttttcctggtgtttttacagtattttatgtccCAAAAACAACATACATTTTAATAAAAACCAACCGCGGAATGAGACCATATATCACCCCTGTTAAGCtccacaaatttgaccctaatatCCCTGACCTGTGTGTTAAATGTAACACGCAAGGTACCTTGTATCATTGCCTGTGGGAATGTGCTGAGATACAAAAGTTTTGGAGCTCAGTACTGCGCTATATCTCCGAGATTACTTTTTCCCCAATACAACTAATCCCTAAACTTTGCATCCTAAATCTTTACCCAGAGAATATCTCGTTACAAGCTAGATGTTAATTTGCTCTCCACTGGAAGTATGTTAGTTCCTCCTCACTTGGTTATTGGTTAAAATAATTAATGTCAAGCCTGGCTCTTGAAAAAGAAAGCCCCAGAGTTTCATGATATTTGGGATCAGTTTTGTGAGTTTTTGCAAACTGGTGATATTGTAGAAGCATTGGAATTGTAAATCTGTATATTTTCAATTTTTTAGGTGAATATTGGCTATAGTCAAAGTGTAATCTGCATTATTATTctttttatgtatttttattaTTGGAAATGTGAGAACTTTATTATTGTATTTTTGTGACTGTTTGGTCTCTGTGGGTGGGGGGAGGGTATGTGTGAAGCAAAAAACAATATTTCTGTAGTTGTTGATTTTGCAACtaataaagctggttgagagaatgccaagagtctgcaacgcagtcatcaaggcaaagggtggctactttgaagaatcacaaatataaaacatattttgactgtcattctctttgcttatttgagctgttcttgccataatatggacttggtactttaccaaatagggctatcttctgtatatcacccctaccttgtcacaacttaactgattggctcaaactcattaagagggaaagaaactccacaaattaacttttaccaagtcacacctgttaattgaaatgcattcgaggtgactaccttatgaagctggttgagagaatgccaagagttagctaagcagtcatcaaggcaaagggtggctactttgaagaatctcaaatataaaatatattttgatttgtttaacactttttttgttttttgttattttgtagttttgatgttttccctattattctacaatgtagaaaatagtaaaaataaagaaacccccgAAATGAGTAGACTGGAACCgtatgttctcagaacgttagtTGACCTgcaggccgccagttggggaagcctgcagtacaggcttccttcttttcagtttgtcaattaggttagtattgtggagtaactataatgttgttgatccatcctcagtgttctactatcacagccattaaactgtaactgttttaaagttaccataGGCCTCATGGTAAACTCCCtgaacggtttccttcctctccggcaattgagttaggaaggttgcctgtatctttgtagtgactgggtgtattgatacaccatccaaagtgtaataaataacttcactatgctcaaagggatgtCAGCTttttaggtgcccttctttgcaaggcatggtaaaacctccctggtctttgtggttgaatctgtgtttgaaattcactgcccgactgagggaccttatagataattgtatgtgtcgggtacagagatgaggtagtcattataaaatcatgttaaacactattattgcacacagagcgaGTACATGAAACTTAttacgtgacttgttaagcacatttttatttaggcttgccgtaaCAAAGTGGCTTaatacttattgattcaagacatttcagtgTTTAATTTCTAATAAattagtaaacatttctaaaaaaacataattgcactttgacattatggggtattgtgtgaagaccCGTGACAATAAAtcaaaatgtaatcaattttaaattcaggctgtaacacaacaaaatgaggaaaaagtcaaggggtgtgaatactttttgaaggcactgtaactcCTTCAACCAACCAGAGACGATAACTGCTAGCACGCTGCTGCAAAAAAGATGTTGGCTCTTAGATGGCAATCACCTCACTCTCTCCCAATATACCAGTAGATACAGTTACAGTACTATTAGAAGTTATGACATTAGAATTATCAACAGAGAGAATGAATGGTGCTGGTCAAGGCACAATTAAGACCTGGTCAAATATACTTTACTCCGTGAAGAATAATCTTGGCTAAAGCCCAACACTTAAGTGATAATGCTAGAGaaaccggtgtttggaggatatattggcacaggtgtTGTTAGGCCTGAGACTAAGTCGAGGGCAGGCAAAccttgccaatatatcctccaaacaccggcttcgagggaaTTATCACTTTTATGCAATGTGTTACTAACATATtcaaaataatgattgacatattttaattaaaaactttattttcatgaatttatttatacaatttcatccttccacaagatattgTCCCAAcataaatctagggttgctacccaagccggctggtcgtttgttctatctgttcggttgctagagacgcgacccagtcgctCAGTATTTttagttctgtatctatggacgcgacccagtcgttcattctaaatgttcaattgccatactggctggcaacgcttttatcccttgcttgctagcttgcCAACTATTGCTAATTTACAGTCATGTCAAATAAATGTAGCCAGAGTAACAGCAAGGTAGCTGCATTTGTATTTGTTTaaactgttttctagtgacatttatttgggcacatccataacaatgagctaatgaggtgcgattttgcctggcatagaaCATGTTCTCACTCGTCAGAACACtgctgttcagaggagctagtcaacaacacagcaaacacaatcacttcaaactgaagctggaaagactgcaaactggCTGCATTTCATTTTGTTTAacctttttcaattgacatttctttgtatatatccataaaaataatGCCAGCTAATTCATGATttagactggctgagaaacgctacctgtctgtctgtctgtctgtctgtctgtctgtctgtctgtctcgtcccgactctaTAAACATTCATTAATATAGGACAGCTGGAGatggaatttgaatattgaaacaatttcgcaaatgtcagagagacagacagcaaagtttatacaaatctccgctgttgaaaactaaatgttagtgcaaaagaaatgtgagataatgtctagatgctttttagaatggagatcaagtttataaattgcttggcttGGCTGATGATAcaagtggattgcgcagtcagatggaacagagaaaatatgcattttaacgtcatatatttagctggtggtaacttgtggaatagacactggctggaattCGGTTTTAACccatcagcattcaggattaaacccacccattgtataaatacaaataaacaacCCATAAGGCccaacagacaaacaaacaaacatatacagtacatatatacatacgtgtatacagtcaggtccagaaatatttggacattgaccacgttacttttattttatttgaaattaaataatgaatatgtgtcacgttcctgacctgttttccattgtttttttatgtgtttagttggtcagggcgtgagttggggtgggcattctatgttatgtgtttctatgttgggttaaatgtgttgcctgatatggttctcaattagaggcaggtgtttgacgtttcctctgattgagaaccatattaaggtaggctgttctcactgtttgtttgtgggtgattgttcctgtgtctgtgtctaccgcACGGGACTGGTTCGTGGTTTCGTTCGTTtctgtagtctgtacctgttcgtgcgttcttcgtgtatatgtaagttctcaagttcaggtctgtctacgtcgtttgttgttttgtagtttgtttaagagttttACCGTCTTcgtctgtctgtaaataaattcattatgtcttcattcaacgctgcgttttggtccgacccttactcctcctcctcatccgaggaggaggcattagacagccgttacaatatgAGCTGAAAGTGCAGACCTTCAGCTTTAATTTAATGGTATTTACATCAAAATCAGGTGAACAGTGTAGGAATTACAGCTTTTTAATACAGTATATGCGGTCCCCCCCCTTTTTAAGGGACCAAAAGTAATTGGACAATTGGCTGCTCAGCTGTTCcatggccaggtgtgtgttattgccTCATTAGTTCATTTACAAGTAAGCAAATAAAAGGTCTAGAGTTTATTTTTTCAAGTGTGGCATTTGCATTTGGAATCTGTTACTGTTAAACCTCAATCTGAAGTCCAAAGCGTTGTCACTGCCAGTGAAGCAAGCCATCATTAGGCTGAAAAATCTAAACAAACCCATCAGAGAGAGAGCAAAAACATGAGGTGTGGCCAAATCAACTATTTGGTACATTCTTAAAAAGAAAGAATGCACTGGTGAGCTCAGGAACACCAAAAGGCCCGGAAGACCACGGAAAACAACTGTGGTGGATGACAGATGAATTCTTTCCCTGGTGAAGAAAAACCCCTTCACAACAGTTGGCCAGATCAAGAACACCCTCCAGGAGGTAGGCGTATCAGTGTCAAAGTCAACAATCAAGAGTAGACTTCAGAGTAAATACAGAGGGTTTACCACAATATGTTAACCACTGGTAAACCTCATAAACAGGAAGACCAGATTAGAGTTGGCCAAAAAAACATCTAAAAAAGACTGTACAGGTCAGGAACAACGTCCTATGGACATGAGACAAAGATCAACTAGTACCAGAAtgatgggaagagaagagaatgGAGAAGGGAAGGAACTGCTCATGATCCGAAGCATACCAcatctgtgaagcatggtggaggtagtGTTATGGCGTGGGCATATATGGCTGCCAATGGAACTGGTTCCCTTGTATTTATTGCTGATGTGACTTCTGACAAAAGCAGCAGGATGAATTCTGAAGTGTTTAGGGCTATAATATCGTCTCAGATTCAGCCAAATACTTCAAAACATTGTGAAGCGCTTCACAGTGCAGATGGACAATGACAATTCCTTTCAAATCCATTGTGGCGGCGTACAGAGCTAAAATGATGCAAATTGTGTCATTGTCCAAATAcctatggacctgactgtatatagacagtgtacaaaacattatgaacacctgctctttccatgagaaggactgaccaggtgaaagctttgatcccttattgatgtcacttgttaaatccacttcaatccgtgtagatgaaggcgaggagacaggttaaaggattttaaagcctcgagacaattgagacatgggttgtgtatgtgtgcctgacagaagatttaagtgcctttattGGGGCATGGTAGTTTGTGCCAGGTGCACCACTTTGTGACTGAGTAGCAACCCTAGTTGCTAGGGGGGTGAGAAGGGAGGGAATTGCATGGAGACATGTTGACTTGGTGGGGTTgcgggaatgggatgggaggttggagGTGGAGGTCCACGTCTTGTCCTGTTTATGCTGAATTTATTATAAAATCTGTATGTATTTCTTACAGTTTTTCTTCTTTTGAAGAAACTACAAGTCCAAAAAAACTGCCAGTCTACGGGTACTAGTTTAAAAATGGATAATGTACCTGTAACCGCCCCAACAATAAGAAACAGGCACAGCAGTAAGGTTTATGTGAAGCTGGAGTATAACCTGAGACAGGTTATTAGGTTTAGAAGAGGTTGCAGTGTAGTATTACCTGAGACAGGTTATTAGGTTTAGAAGAGGTTGCAGTGTGGTATAACCTGAGACAGGTTATTAGGTTTAGAAGAGGTTGCAGTGTGGTATAACCTGAGACAGGTTATTAGGTTTAGAAGAGGTTGTAGTGTGGTATAACCTGAGACAGGTTATTAGGTTTAGAAGAGGTTGCAGTGTGGTATAACCTGAGACAGGTTTAGAAGAGGTTGCTGTGTGGTATAACCTGAGACAGGTCATTAGGTTTAGAAGAGGTTGCAGTGTGGTATAACCTGAGACAGGTTATTAGGTTTAGAAGAGGTTGCAGTGTGGTATAACCTGAGCCAGGTCATTAGGTTTAGAAGAGGTTGCAGTGTGGTATAACCTGAGACAGGTTTAGAAGAGATTGCAGTGTGGTATAACCTGAGACAGGTTATTAGGTTTAGAAGAGGTTGCAGTGTGGTATAACCTGAGACAGGTTATTAGGTTTAGAAGAGGTTGCAGTGTGGTATAACCTGAGACAGGGTATTAGGTTTAGAAGAGGTTGCAGTGTGGTATTACCTGAGACAGGTTTAGAAGAGGTTGCAGTGTGGTATTACCTGAGACAGGTTTAGAAGAGGTTGCAGTGTGGTATAACCTGAGACAGGGTATTAGGTTTAAAAGAGGTTGCAGTGTGGTATTACCTGAGACAGGGTATTAGGTTTAAAAGAGGTTGCAGTGTGGTATAACCTGAGACAGGGTATTAGGTTTAAAAGAGGTTGCAGTGTGGTATTACCTGAGACAGGGTATTAGGTTTAAAAGAGGTTGCAGTGTGGTATAACCTGAGACAGGTTATTAGGTTTAGAAGAGGTTGCAGTGTGGTATAACCTGAGACAGGTTATTAGGTTTAGAAGAGGTTGCAGTGTGGTATAACCTGAGACAGGTTATTAGGTTTAGAAGAGGTTGCAGTGTGGTATAACCTGAGACAGGGTATTAGGTTTAGAAGAGGTTGCAGTGTGGTATAACCTGAGACAGGTTATTAGGTTTAGAAGAGGTTGCAGTGTGGTATAACCTGAGACAGGTTATTAGGTTTAGAAGAGGTTGCAGTGTGGTATTACCTGAGACAGGTTATTCGGTTTAGAAGAGGTTGCAGTGTGGTATAACCTGAGACAGGGTATTAGGTTTAGAAGAGGTTGTAGTGTGGGTGAAATATATTTCTCAGAGTATTGCACAAATATGCTCAACACTGTTTCAGGAAAGCAATGATCAAACACATGCAAAAATGGATCCTAGTCTACATGATCAACATTATAAGACACATAGAAGATCACATAGAAAAATATTTATTGTTAAGCTGCTGACGACAatgaataaatacaaaaacacaaaacatataTAGGCTTAAAGGCACGTAACGTGAAGAGCCTTCCATTCCCACACCAGTCTCAATCTCATTGTCAGGTCCAAAATACATGCTGAGCGGCCTTGGAAGACAGCAGCTGTGGTTACATCACGGTCTTGCTTGCTGGGAGGTGGAGAGTGAATGAACATGTTCAGGATCGCCATAATAATAACACCATCCTATTTCAACCTTGATTCTGACATTTAAAGATGAAGATGGATATAAGTGCCCTCTGAAGCAGTACATGTGAAAATTAACTTAATTATTGATTGAATCCCACCCCGGTGCTGAGGTTTTCTGCCTGAGCATTCTCTTCCCAGTGGTCCTGAGAGCTCCTTTCCTTACCTGCATCTTACTGTAGATCCAGGGCAGCAGGCGGCTGACACGACTATAGACCCCCGGTCTGTCTCTCTTGCCACAGCTATCCCCCCAGCTGGTCACCCCCGCCAGGTACCAGAGCTGGTCTGAGTCTTTACACACCAGGGGACCACCACTGTCCCCCtagaggagggaaggagtggtagggggagggggagaagaagagggagagaagaaacagcagagaagggaaggagggaagagagagacacagggtaAGATTTGTGGACTTCATGTAAGAAACTATGTGGAAGTAGCTACTGCCTGATTGGTCTTAGTGTCCCACTCACCTGGCAGGAGTCCTTGCCTCCCTTCATGTCTCCAGCACAGAACATGTTCTGAGAGACCTTACCATTGTACACTGTGTTACTGTTACACACGCTGGAGTCAATGATGTCCACAGTCACCCCCATAAGATTCGTGGAGCCACGAGCTAAACACCAAACAAACGACATGCAACAATTTAGAATATCACACCAGATTGCATCATGTTTTCTATCATATTTCTCTTTCCCCCTGCTTGTTCATCCCAATGCCAATcagcagaggtgtggactcgagtcacaaatatgatgacttgcaactcgactttgacaccaatgactcgtgacttaaattggacttgagccttatgactcgacctgacttgataccctccccaagcccaaatgtTAAAAATGATGATATTGTGCtggaacgtgatcattgcacccaagattgaactacaactggctaggcagttggtagcctaaatcctgcctgatgttactgctgttcctaaaaccattgacatacgttagcctactgtaaccacacagagagagagagagagagagagagagagagagagagagagagagagagagagagagagagagagagagagagagagagagtgtgtgtgtgtgtgtaaggttgggcgattgtgtacaagtCTACATCGCCAGATTGCGCCCCCTTGCGATCCTCGATAGTCGATCAATATTGAgggggtctttctcatggctacccatgttTTTCCATGGACATTATAAAGTTTATGTGGAAAGTAatgaatatatagatatttttaaaagcattcatgatttgtgtaaatgtaaaatacgaactattactcttgttaaaaatatgaaatggtattacatttggtgaagagcacattatgacttgtttaggactcaaaactcaaagtttaggacttgagacttgacttgatacttgacggtcttgacttgagacttgacttgggacttgagtgctaagacttgagacttacttgtgacttgtaaaacaatgacttggtcccacatCTGCCAATCAGCCCCCGAACTGTCATACCATGTGTCACTCACCTGCCCCCGCTTCTGTTGTCCCAAATCCAGAGGTCCAACATTTTGTTCCAGGAGAGAAGATCTTGTcataggcaggcagacacacaggctGGATATTGTCTGAAATAACAAACATAGACATGTTATGATGCTAATAGTGGTATAAATAATCATATAATATATTGTTATGTTAAAGGTGAACTCACTGGAGTAGTCTACACGCTGTGTGAGTTTAAGAAGGGTGATGTCATAGTTGTTGGTTTTGTCATCATAGCTCTCATGGACAATGATCTTCTCCACCATATAAGGGCGAGGCAGCACCATCTGAGAAACCATGCCCACATACACATGCCAGTTATTGGGCACCAGGTATGATGAGACCTTCCTAGAGAGAGTAGAGTTGTTAGGTCACTGTCTTCACTGATCACTGTTCAGCCTAAGCACTGTGCAGTTTTAGCTAGCTCCCTTCAGTTAGCTTTATTCagttccagctctgttctgtcctTGTTATATCCCAGTTCTTTTTGTCTTAGCATTATTAGGTTTCAAGAGTTTTCTATATGTTCTGTTTCCTATTGTCATTACTGTTCTGCTTTACATTGTTTCAGTACAGTTCCTTGTCCATTGTCTGCGGTGTTGTCTGTTGTACTGACCTGGGGAAGCAGTGGGCTGCTGTCACCACAAAGTCAGGAGCGATCAGCGTGCCTCCGCAGGTGTGAGAGTCCTGAAAGTGGAGGCTGACCTGCCAAGGCCAATCGCCCAGATTCGCTGCTGATCCCCCTATGATTCTGGACAACTTCTGCCTGCCACAGTCTAccatgaggacagagagagggagtaagtCGGTCCGTAGTgctaatacagtatggggatttGTATTTGGTCCTCTGTTCATCAGGAGAGCTAGATTCATATCTTTATCGAGCTTGAAAGACTAATGGTTGCCTTTGTGCATTAACTGCGAGAATGTAAAGATCGTTACTCACTGATACACTGCAGGGAGACAGTGTCATTGTTAGGGCAGGATGAGCTACAGAACACAGAAAGAAAGTCACAGTAAATCAGGTCACCAATGAGGTCACATGTTTTCTTTGTCTTCCCCACTTACTCCATCTAATGGTCAAACACTTGGCTCTGTTTGATACTTTTGGTATCTTAtcataacatacagtatatgaaaAGTGACATGGTGAATGATGACCAGGTGGTGTCTGAGAAAGTCCCGGAAGAATGCCAAGGACTCCAGCGACCCCAGCCACGGACTGCTCTCTCCACGTTACCACCTGCATCTTAAGAGGCTATTGCACTGACTGTTCACACCTGCACCTTACGAAACTATTTACACAGACTCCCCAGCAAGCACCTTTTAGTtacttggaagttgtgggaacgtacgtttttggtttcccattggctCTGGGAATTATGCCATAGGTTCCTTAACCGAAATGataggttatttgaaggtaattaaataacgTTCTGATAACATACAaacccagtcaaaagtttgacacacctactcattcaagggtttttctttatttttactatcttctacattgtagaaaaatagtggggactcctgagtggcacagtggtctaaggcactgcaccactagagatcctggttcgagtccaggctctgtcgtagccggccatgaccgggagacccatggggtggcacacaattggcccagcgtcgtgcgGGATGCTCTTGTCCCATTGCTCTCTAGTGACTCCTGTAGCAGGCCGGGCgcaatgcatgctgacacggtcgccaggtgtacggtgtttcctccgacacattggtgcggctggcttccgggttaagtgggcattgtgtcaagaagtagtgcggcttggctgggttgtgttttggataaATCGCTCAcagtggctctcgaccttcgcctttcctgagtccgtacgggagttgcatcgatgagacaagactgtaactaccaattggataccatgaaaaaggggtaaaagtaaaaaagaataattaaaactatgaaataacacatggaatcatgtagtaaccaaaaaagtgttaaacaaatcaaaatatactttatatttgagattcttcaaagtagccaccctttgccttgatgactgctttgcacactcttggcattctctcaaccagctttatgaggttgTCACctcgaatgcatttcaattaacaggtgtgacttgttaaaagttcatttgtggaatttctttcctccctaatgcatttgagccaatcagttgtgttaggggtggtatacagaagatagccctatttggtaaaagaccaagtccatattatggcaagaacacctcaaataagcaaagaaaaacgacagtgcatcattactttaagaaatgaaggtcagtcaagacatgaaggtcagaactttgaaagtttcttcaagtgcagctgCAAAAACCATCatcctgcagaggataagttcattagagttatcagcctcagaaattgaagcccaataaatgcttcacagagttcaagtaacagacacatctctgttacttgaactcacatcaattgttcagaggagactgggtgaatCCGACCTTCAAGGTCgaactgctgcaaagaaaccactaaaaaATGAcagcaataagaagaagagacttgcttgggccaagaaacacgagcaatggacattagaacgaTGGAaatctgtgtctttgtgagacgcagagtaggttaaCAGATGAtctcatgtgtggttcccaccatgaagcttggaggaggaggtgtgatggtgctttgctgatgacactgtcagtgatttatttagaattcaaggcacacttaacaagcatggctaACACACTATTCTGCAGcgaaacgccatcccatctggtttgcgcttagtgggactatcatttttgtttttcaacaggacaatgatccaacacatcTCCAGCCTGtgttgaccaagaaggagagtaatggagtgctgcatcagatgacctgacctccacaatcacctgacctcaacccaaatgagatggtttgggatgagtttgaccgcagagtgaaggaaaagcagccaacaagtgctcagcatatgtggaaactccttcaagactgttggaaaagcattccaggtgaagctggttgagagaatgccaagagtgtgcaaagctgtcatcaaggcaaatggtggctactttgaagaatctaaaatctattttgatttgtttaacacttttttggttactacatgattccatgtgctatatgtcatagttgtgatgttgtcactattattctacaacatagAATGGTGTTAAAATGCCATTTTTTTAACACATACAAAACTGTTAATTTTAGTTTATTCAAACAGACCCAATTTTTAAGGAAACTAGCTCATTAAGATTAGGTGTGGACAATTAGTGGGcacggccaacacacctgaacacaattAACAAGATAGAGAATAAAAATATTTTGTTGACGCTAAGAAAGGAatgcattttttaaaataacattcttagaacgtttTTTGAACAATACTAATGTTTTCTTGTGTTATTTATGGAAATTTGTCTTAATGTTCTGAGACATGACTTAAAAtataaccatgaggaaacctgcagaaaatgttatgctgaagtactgaaattcccacagaagaacaatGTTTCTTAACGTTAATGTTCccggaacaatttgagaacattactttaaatagaaccatgaggaaacctgtaggaaacattATGCTGAAGTTCTGAAATTCCGTATGGTTCTCAGACGTGGGAATGTCAGTGCTAGCTAGGTACTCACTAAGAATcactaagaaacatatggttctcagaacgttatgtgctagctgggtctctactagaggtcaaccgattaatcggaatggcagattaattggggccgatttcaagttttcataacaatcgg contains these protein-coding regions:
- the tmprss13b gene encoding transmembrane protease serine 13b, which encodes MEQDQNSDCPPPYYSVAVPTQPPPEYGEVVGARGMSDPPSQPYYIPQPMAHVNVVHVSQGAPQRRKKGLSCGNSSCCYGGSGGTTLLLVLLAIAIWLGVRYGPSLVSGSLSEMEKDSCPSKTVECDGRRDCVLGSDETNCVRFRSNGGLEVKTSSAGNFLPVCYSGWNKGLADQTCAQLGFRVSHITSSVKDESSTTLTVTGKTSNTIQDKVSVHSSCPNNDTVSLQCINCGRQKLSRIIGGSAANLGDWPWQVSLHFQDSHTCGGTLIAPDFVVTAAHCFPRKVSSYLVPNNWHVYVGMVSQMVLPRPYMVEKIIVHESYDDKTNNYDITLLKLTQRVDYSNNIQPVCLPAYDKIFSPGTKCWTSGFGTTEAGAARGSTNLMGVTVDIIDSSVCNSNTVYNGKVSQNMFCAGDMKGGKDSCQGDSGGPLVCKDSDQLWYLAGVTSWGDSCGKRDRPGVYSRVSRLLPWIYSKMQQARP